From Plasmodium knowlesi strain H genome assembly, chromosome: 6, one genomic window encodes:
- a CDS encoding 26S proteasome regulatory subunit p55, putative: MEDSAAKIIGCHDSLLTDPRIAQDFSAETDDLLTEAENLFKIGDGELAMEKLIAMEKKCRQAYDGSSTSKIVQFILNKYKLAGDYKKINEYLVFFNKKRGQLKKTIIDMINLCKLWIPQVESKEDKLNLINTLCTISEGKIFVEVERSEIVRVLSKIKEDDGNIEEAANILQEVQVETFISMDKRNKTEYILEQMRLVLLRKDFIRCHVISRKINPALLKAPEFADLKLKYFMYMIEYHINEEAYCEVAKCYEERFNTEHVLADPNLWVEELKCYIIFLALSPFEDQQTKLPNLLKTEKKKLKEIPVFQNIVEDFINMDLIQWPLPYQDELLNFYIFNDSKFVGGQNRWNLFKKKVMHHNIHVISNCYCQISLLRLSQLLNASVDDSESFLSELVSNKILNAKIDRLHGIIKFGQKKTPEVLLNNWSSQIHQILNLLEESSHLIQKERMLHEAKLKRMQLESKNMSL, from the exons ATGGAAGACAGTGCAGCGAAGATCATCGGTTGCCATGACAGTCTGTTGACCGACCCCAGGATCGCGCAGGATTTTAGCGCAGAGACGGACGACCTATTGACCGAGGCGGAGAACCTCTTCAAG ATTGGCGATGGAGAGTTGGCCATGGAAAAGCTCATCGCCATGGAGAAAAAGTGCAGACAGGCATATGACGGAAGCTCAACAAGCAAAATTGTACAATTCATCCTGAACAAGTATAAGCTAGCGGGAGATTACAAAAAGATCAATGAGTATTTAGTGTTctttaataaaaagagaGGACAATTGAAAAAAACCATCATCGACATGATCAATCTCTGTAAGTTATGGATCCCCCAAGTGGAGAGTAAAGAGGATAAATTGAATTTAATTAACACCCTATGCACAATTAGCGAGGGTAAAATTTTTGTGGAGGTAGAAAGGTCAGAAATTGTAAGGGTACTTTCCAAGATAAAGGAGGACGATGGAAACATAGAAGAAGCAGCCAATATCCTACAGGAGGTACAAGTGGAAACATTTATATCGATGGATAAAAGGAACAAGACAGAATACATCCTGGAACAAATGAGGTTGGTGTTGCTAAGGAAAGATTTTATCCGGTGCCATGTAATCAGTCGTAAGATAAACCCCGCCCTGTTAAAAGCTCCCGAATTTGCAGATCTAAAATTAAAGTACTTTATGTACATGATAGAGTACCATATTAATGAGGAGGCCTACTGTGAGGTAGCCAAATGTTACGAGGAACGATTCAACACAGAGCATGTTTTGGCAGATCCAAATCTCTGGGTAGAAGAGTTAAAATGCTACATTATCTTTTTAGCTCTCTCGCCATTCGAAGATCAGCAGACAAAATTACCTAATCTACtaaaaacggagaaaaaaaaattaaaagaaataccAGTCTTCCAAAATATCGTCGAGGATTTTATCAACATGGATTTGATCCAGTGGCCCCTTCCTTACCAAGACGAACTTCTcaacttttacattttcaatgACAGCAAATTTGTTGGTGGACAAAACAGATGGAATCTCTTTAAGAAGAAGGTTATGCACCACAACATCCACGTTATATCCAACTGCTACTGCCAGATATCACTCCTTCGCCTGTCTCAACTCCTGAACGCATCTGTGGACGATTCGGAAAGCTTCCTGTCCGAATTGGTCTCCAACAAAATATTGAATGCCAAGATAGACAGACTGCACGGAATCATCAAGTTCGGTCAGAAGAAAACCCCCGAAGTGTTGCTCAACAATTGGTCATCCCAGATTCATCAAATTCTTAACCTCCTGGAGGAGTCTTCCCATCTCATACAGAAGGAACGCATGCTCCACGAGGCCAAGCTTAAACGTATGCAATTGGAGAGTAAAAATATGTCTCTCTAG